One Prosthecobacter debontii DNA window includes the following coding sequences:
- the ispE gene encoding 4-(cytidine 5'-diphospho)-2-C-methyl-D-erythritol kinase encodes MELSSPAKINLWLRILGRRDDGFHEVETRLCQIGIADTVRIEQVSSVPGIALTCNVPGIPVDESNLAIKALRAFENKVGKTAGWRIHLEKRIPSGAGLGGGSSNAAAILRGANELTGSPLNLAELLEIAGHIGADVPCFLLHTTAADGTGRGEKVVPVEFSWKLPLVLIKPSFPIPTPWAYQRWRDSQELPGVLYAPQICPWGEMVNSLERPVFEKHRFLPALKTWLLEQKGVRAALMSGSGSTMFAITESGADAGEVAEKAKAWCGDTAWVQPTETLR; translated from the coding sequence GTGGAGCTTTCCTCACCTGCGAAGATCAATCTCTGGCTACGAATTCTAGGCCGACGCGACGATGGTTTCCATGAAGTCGAGACTCGGCTCTGTCAGATCGGCATCGCTGACACGGTCCGCATTGAACAAGTCTCATCCGTGCCAGGGATCGCGTTGACCTGTAACGTCCCTGGGATCCCAGTAGATGAATCCAATCTAGCGATCAAAGCCCTTCGAGCGTTTGAAAACAAGGTAGGTAAAACGGCGGGTTGGCGGATTCATTTGGAAAAGAGGATACCATCTGGCGCAGGTCTAGGCGGCGGAAGCAGCAATGCGGCAGCGATCCTGCGTGGAGCCAATGAACTGACGGGCAGTCCTCTCAACCTCGCGGAACTCCTGGAAATAGCTGGCCATATCGGAGCTGACGTGCCCTGCTTCCTCCTGCATACAACTGCGGCCGACGGGACGGGCAGGGGAGAAAAAGTCGTGCCTGTGGAATTTTCCTGGAAACTGCCACTGGTTCTGATCAAGCCCAGCTTTCCGATTCCGACTCCCTGGGCCTACCAACGGTGGCGAGATTCTCAGGAACTGCCGGGGGTTCTTTACGCTCCTCAGATCTGTCCTTGGGGGGAAATGGTCAATAGCCTTGAGCGCCCTGTGTTTGAAAAACACCGTTTCCTGCCAGCTCTAAAAACATGGCTCCTTGAGCAGAAAGGCGTCCGCGCTGCACTGATGTCGGGGTCAGGGTCCACCATGTTTGCCATCACAGAATCTGGGGCAGATGCTGGAGAAGTAGCTGAAAAAGCCAAGGCTTGGTGCGGAGATACCGCTTGGGTGCAGCCAACGGAAACTCTCCGGTGA
- a CDS encoding polyphenol oxidase family protein, whose protein sequence is MTFPLLNELPQFKHRFTLRHPTIPVDAERAEVVARLWDWHHQHAREMGFEEGAMCIAEQVHGNQVAVVEQAPNLPIPAADGIVTATPGLVIGIYVADCGALYLADPETGACGIVHSGKKGSELGIAAVAIQKMQEHFGSQPRNIRAQLGPCIRVPAYEVDFASQIRTSCLDAGVLPEHFADCGICTSSDLQRYYSYRIEKGRTGRLLALLGRPATT, encoded by the coding sequence ATGACTTTTCCACTCTTGAACGAATTGCCTCAGTTCAAGCATCGATTTACCCTGAGGCATCCGACGATACCTGTGGATGCAGAGAGGGCAGAGGTCGTTGCACGATTATGGGATTGGCATCACCAGCACGCCCGAGAGATGGGCTTTGAGGAGGGAGCCATGTGTATTGCCGAGCAGGTGCATGGAAATCAGGTGGCCGTAGTCGAACAGGCTCCAAACCTCCCGATTCCTGCTGCAGACGGTATTGTGACAGCTACCCCGGGCCTCGTCATTGGCATTTATGTGGCGGATTGCGGGGCCCTGTATTTGGCGGACCCTGAAACTGGCGCCTGCGGGATTGTTCATTCGGGCAAGAAGGGGTCTGAACTTGGTATCGCTGCGGTAGCGATTCAAAAAATGCAGGAGCATTTCGGAAGTCAGCCTCGGAATATTCGAGCTCAGCTCGGCCCATGCATTCGAGTCCCCGCTTACGAGGTCGATTTTGCTTCTCAAATTCGGACTTCTTGCCTTGATGCAGGGGTCCTTCCCGAACATTTCGCCGATTGCGGAATCTGCACATCCTCAGACTTGCAGCGTTATTATTCCTACCGCATTGAGAAAGGCCGCACGGGCCGTTTGCTAGCATTACTGGGACGGCCTGCAACGACTTAA
- a CDS encoding MarR family winged helix-turn-helix transcriptional regulator, with protein sequence MSNTLQPETKDHAKLADFILFSQREFLLNLSKELNRDNISFAQFFLLSYLASSKELTMTDIARKMGHSTAAATGLVDRLEKLGYMERTHAIDDRRKVMVRVTSKGLDLVSRLRDELQHQIASAMDETEATDAASFMTSYRMMDTVSGK encoded by the coding sequence ATGTCGAACACCCTACAACCCGAAACCAAGGATCATGCCAAGCTGGCGGATTTCATCCTCTTCAGCCAGCGTGAGTTCTTGCTAAATTTGTCGAAGGAGTTGAATCGGGATAACATCTCGTTTGCCCAATTTTTCTTACTCAGTTACTTGGCTTCGTCCAAAGAACTGACCATGACGGACATCGCGCGCAAAATGGGTCATTCAACCGCTGCCGCGACGGGTTTGGTGGATCGCCTCGAAAAATTGGGTTACATGGAGCGCACCCATGCGATTGATGATCGCCGTAAAGTGATGGTGCGAGTAACTTCCAAAGGCCTTGACCTCGTGAGTCGCCTTCGTGACGAGCTTCAGCATCAAATCGCTTCGGCTATGGATGAGACGGAAGCTACAGATGCCGCTTCCTTTATGACCTCCTACCGAATGATGGATACGGTTTCCGGTAAGTGA
- a CDS encoding tetratricopeptide repeat protein, which produces MKILSCVIAVACLFSITLSAQQQDLINDRELRAWAEKGDADSQFELGLRLLTGEGITKNEAEGVKWMEQAAAQKHLRAQFVMGSLYEDGVGVKKDEAKAFEWYRKSAESGFAPGQHAVAMAYDLGRGVKLDPVKATEWLEKAAEQNHAPAQTALAAKYERGVGASKNPSKAALFYLRAAQQDFVPAMSRLANLYYSGTGVPVDYRRAGAWYQRAARSDDPWASNNLAWFLSTCPDESLHNGEKAVQLASRALRIMDEAGEEQRYEMIDTKAACLARNGEYLEAVLWQKKAMTLLSEDKEVGSEERQVLEKEFKTRLDLYQKQTPFTEAEPQSDAEAAPLPQDTILQEEGIPGTPPKSKGSKSKSRGTVV; this is translated from the coding sequence ATGAAAATCCTTTCCTGTGTGATCGCTGTTGCCTGCCTGTTTTCCATCACATTAAGCGCTCAGCAGCAAGACTTGATCAATGATCGGGAGCTTCGAGCCTGGGCTGAGAAAGGTGATGCCGATTCACAATTTGAGTTGGGTCTACGCCTGCTTACCGGAGAGGGAATAACCAAGAATGAGGCTGAAGGTGTCAAATGGATGGAGCAAGCCGCTGCGCAAAAGCACCTTCGGGCCCAATTCGTCATGGGCTCTCTTTATGAAGATGGCGTGGGTGTCAAAAAAGACGAAGCCAAAGCCTTCGAGTGGTATCGTAAGTCAGCCGAGAGTGGCTTCGCGCCTGGACAACATGCCGTTGCCATGGCGTATGATCTGGGACGCGGCGTCAAGCTTGATCCTGTCAAAGCTACCGAATGGCTGGAAAAAGCGGCCGAACAAAATCACGCCCCTGCTCAAACTGCCCTGGCCGCTAAATACGAAAGAGGGGTGGGAGCCTCTAAGAATCCATCCAAAGCAGCCTTGTTTTATCTCCGTGCCGCTCAGCAGGACTTTGTGCCCGCCATGAGTCGTCTGGCCAACCTCTATTATTCAGGTACAGGTGTTCCTGTGGATTACCGTCGTGCGGGAGCTTGGTATCAGCGTGCAGCACGTAGCGATGATCCGTGGGCATCCAACAATCTGGCGTGGTTTCTTTCGACCTGCCCCGATGAAAGCCTTCACAATGGCGAAAAAGCCGTCCAACTCGCCTCACGTGCTCTCCGTATTATGGACGAAGCGGGGGAAGAGCAGCGCTACGAAATGATTGACACCAAAGCGGCGTGCCTTGCTCGCAATGGCGAATATTTAGAGGCGGTGCTCTGGCAGAAGAAAGCCATGACCCTGCTTTCGGAAGATAAGGAGGTCGGTTCTGAAGAACGCCAAGTGCTTGAGAAAGAATTCAAAACCCGCCTGGATCTATATCAGAAGCAAACCCCCTTTACCGAAGCAGAACCGCAGTCTGACGCTGAGGCAGCTCCCCTGCCCCAAGACACCATCCTCCAAGAAGAAGGCATCCCAGGAACGCCTCCTAAATCCAAGGGGAGTAAGAGCAAGAGCCGTGGCACGGTGGTTTGA
- a CDS encoding formylglycine-generating enzyme family protein, translating to MPAHEFRQIFLSAVTREFERSRQLLRSDLMGPDMPCKVVEQGDFAVSGMTLLEKLSRYISESMAVVHLVGDATGSVAKPLEIEAYLQAHPNFLAGYPSLRASLGNFAQVSYTQWEAYMALSHGIPLFIHIADKEFTERPLGFECAQAEINSQRQHLDRLRSLGLDRVAFVSSERLSSQVLRSMSRLLNSSGTPVDKDSAYDLEAFAQLRESDEQGAEDPIAVIVPVHLELGLPPHLLLGQSVAIEFHLKEPGRTAVEHITIDFEIGLHRVSVRRDLLDRGQSVRLFADSPIVLEQEGTPPMRILLCCERSSIREKFEWQEIANVITAEALMTRTGIVPRSKPRPKKIRLQLVHEELRPRRGILDLFLQPVPAAGTRFDMGSPMTERGRQQDESQHPVRFSHSWWMAQNPISQAQYKAVMNNNPAKFHDQSDHFPIENVTWFEAVEFCEKLTLMEQSEDKLPLGFQYRLPTEAEWEFSCRAGDDGIPQTSSSRTGGSEATAITHAISTFPLDGNRGANRYGLCDMTGNVFQWCLDHYAPYPSDLTVDPCHKSNDGQRVVRGGSWYDAAPLRRPAARMRCAPETRSSRIGFRIVLARV from the coding sequence ATGCCTGCCCATGAGTTTCGGCAAATCTTCTTGAGTGCTGTTACGCGTGAATTTGAGCGTAGTCGTCAGCTCCTCCGAAGTGACCTGATGGGGCCGGATATGCCCTGCAAAGTCGTAGAGCAAGGTGACTTTGCTGTGAGCGGAATGACTCTTTTAGAAAAGCTAAGCCGCTACATCTCTGAAAGCATGGCCGTAGTCCATCTCGTTGGAGATGCTACAGGAAGTGTGGCTAAACCTCTAGAGATTGAGGCTTATCTGCAAGCCCACCCCAATTTTTTGGCCGGATACCCGAGCCTTCGGGCTTCCCTTGGAAATTTTGCTCAAGTGTCCTATACGCAATGGGAGGCTTATATGGCCTTGTCTCATGGGATTCCGCTTTTCATCCACATCGCTGACAAGGAATTCACCGAACGTCCTCTAGGGTTTGAATGCGCACAGGCCGAAATCAACAGTCAAAGACAGCATCTTGATCGGCTGAGATCCTTGGGGCTCGACCGAGTCGCCTTTGTTAGCTCGGAGCGTCTATCCAGTCAGGTCTTACGCAGCATGTCGAGACTCCTGAATAGTTCAGGAACCCCTGTCGACAAGGACTCGGCCTATGATCTTGAAGCATTTGCCCAGTTACGAGAGTCCGACGAGCAAGGTGCCGAAGATCCGATAGCAGTCATTGTGCCGGTGCACTTAGAGTTAGGCCTGCCTCCCCACTTGCTGTTAGGTCAAAGTGTTGCCATTGAATTTCATTTAAAAGAGCCAGGTCGGACGGCCGTTGAGCACATCACCATTGATTTTGAGATCGGTCTGCATCGAGTTAGCGTCCGGCGAGACTTGCTAGATCGGGGGCAAAGTGTCAGACTTTTTGCCGATTCACCCATCGTTTTAGAGCAAGAAGGAACACCGCCGATGCGGATTTTGTTATGCTGTGAACGCTCCAGCATTCGCGAAAAATTTGAATGGCAAGAAATCGCCAATGTTATTACAGCCGAGGCTTTGATGACTCGGACAGGGATCGTGCCTCGCTCTAAGCCCCGGCCCAAAAAAATTCGCCTGCAGTTGGTTCATGAGGAGTTGCGCCCTCGTCGTGGAATCTTGGATTTATTCCTCCAACCAGTTCCTGCGGCTGGGACTCGATTTGATATGGGGAGCCCCATGACTGAACGCGGCCGGCAGCAAGATGAGAGTCAGCATCCAGTCCGTTTCAGCCACAGCTGGTGGATGGCACAAAATCCCATCTCGCAAGCTCAGTACAAGGCTGTCATGAATAATAATCCTGCCAAATTTCACGACCAAAGTGATCATTTTCCGATCGAAAATGTGACTTGGTTTGAAGCTGTCGAGTTCTGTGAAAAGCTAACGCTAATGGAGCAGTCCGAAGATAAGCTTCCTTTGGGGTTCCAATATCGATTGCCGACTGAGGCAGAGTGGGAATTTTCGTGCCGTGCGGGTGACGACGGAATACCTCAAACAAGCAGTTCACGAACAGGAGGCTCTGAGGCGACTGCGATTACACATGCCATTTCTACTTTTCCGCTGGATGGAAATCGAGGGGCCAATCGATATGGCCTATGCGACATGACGGGAAATGTTTTCCAATGGTGCCTGGATCATTATGCGCCTTATCCTTCGGATCTAACGGTCGATCCTTGCCATAAGAGCAATGATGGACAAAGGGTTGTGCGTGGAGGCAGCTGGTACGATGCGGCTCCACTCCGGCGACCTGCGGCTCGAATGCGCTGTGCACCAGAAACACGGAGCAGTCGAATTGGTTTTCGTATCGTCTTGGCTCGCGTTTGA